Part of the Portunus trituberculatus isolate SZX2019 chromosome 24, ASM1759143v1, whole genome shotgun sequence genome is shown below.
ctctctcttcagctaTATTTTTCGAGGCTTCgcttccattagagagagagagagagagagagagagagagagagagagagagagagagagagagagagagagagagacagggggccAAGGTCACCACCGCCATAGACgttcacccttccctcccttcctcttctcttccctcccatccttcctctctcctctcccctcccttcttccagccgacgaggggaagagaggggaggaagagaggagagagtgatggGAGGAAAAGACTGCCACACCACGCTGCTCGTAAGGTCGAAAAACCCAGCAGACTAAGGGACACTCTCCTCTTTAAAGCGGGACTGTCTGGGGGCCGAAAAGTTCCACGTCCCGAAACGGTCCAAAATAATAGGTCTTCCAGTAGCAGTGTTTTGAAGTGGACGTTTTCAGGGTATGGAGAGCGCtactgttactggtggtggtggtggtggtggtggtggtggtggtggtagtggtggtggtggtagtggtgatggtgttagggGTTGGTGgttgtgctactactactactactactgctacaacgacaataacaacagcaacaacaacaacaattaatattatcattattaatattgctactacaattactgtaacaacaacaacaatatcacaacaaaacaacagcagctgcagcaacagcaagaaaaacagcaacaaaaacaacaactactactactactactactactactactactactgatgctgaaaaaataaaaaagaaataataataataatgataataataataataataataataataataataataataataataataataataataataataaaaataatagtgataataaaatcaattataataataataaagataacaaaatgataataaaatgctgctgctaccactactactaactactactacaaccactgctgctactactgctacaactgctgctgctgctactaccactgcactactgcaccactgcaccactaccactaccactgctactactgcaactgcaaaactgctgctgccactgctgctgctgccactgcaccaccacaccactgccaccaccaccaccaccaccacctgctgccaccaccactgctgcaccactgctgccaccactgctgcaacaCCAAACAactgctacaaccactactgcaccaccactaccaccactactgctaccactgcactactaccactaccaccaccaccaccactactgctaccactaccactaccactactactactactactactgctactactactactattactactacaactactactaccacttctattatcaatacgactactactgcttttactattactgctactactactactactactactactactactactactactactactactactactactattttattttatttttatatcatgGCCTATAGGgtctgtaggtatacttgaagagtatgtatggaaACCGCAGTTCAACTTACACCCATTATTGGCGCacgcagttttatttatagtggtaccaatgTTAGGGTCCATACCACCACCAGAGCGCACCTTtgttgtaaccacctagaacctgggtatcgaggtgacatgtaggtaactttaaaccactcgaaaaactacatactactaccaccactactactactactactactactactactactactactactactactactactactactactactactgctacaactacaacaacaactactactactactactactactactaataataataataataataataataataataataatattattattattattattattattattattattattataataattattattataattattattattattattattattattattattattattattattattattattattattattattattattattattattattattattattattattattattattattattattattattattattattattattattattattattattattattattattattattattattattattattattattattattattattattattattattattattattattattattattattattattattattattattataataatattattattattattattattattattattattattattattatataataataataataataataataataataataataataataataataataataataataataataataataataataataataataataataataataataataataataataataataataataataataataataataataataataataataataataataataataataataataataataataataataataataataataataataataataataataataataataataataataataataataataataataataataataataataataataataataataataataataataataataataataataataataataataataataataataataataataataataataataataataataataataataataataataataataataataataataataataataataataataataataataataataataataataataataataataataataataataataataataataataataataataataataataataataataataataataataataataataataataataataataataataataataataataataataataataataataataataataataataataataataataataataataataataataataataataataataataataataataataataataataataataataataataataataataataataataataataataataataataataataataataataataataataataataataataataataataataataataataataataataataataataataataataataataataataataataataataataataataataataataataataataataataataataataataataataataataataataataataataataataataataataataataataataataataataataataataataataataataataataataataataataataataataatattaacaataataataaagatattaataacaaaaataatgatgatgatgatgtttcttcttcttcttcttcttcttcttcttcttcttcttcttcttcttcttcttcttcttcttcttcttcttcttcttcttcttcttattattattattattattattattattattattattattattattatcattattattattattattattattattattattattattattattattattattattattattattattattattattagtagtagtagtattagtagtagtagtagtagtagtagtagtagtagtagtagtagtattattattattattgttattattattattattattattattattattattattattattattattattattattattattattattattattattattattattattattattattattattattattattattattattattattattattattattaattcacacattattattattattattattattattattattattattattattattattattattattattattattattattattattattattattatattataataattataataataataataataataatataataataataataataataataataataataataataataataataataataataataataataataataataataataataataataataataataataataataataataataataataataataataataataaataataataataataataataataataataataataataataataataataataataataataataataataataataataataataataataataataataataataataataataataataataataataataataataataataataataatatataataataataataataataataataataataataataataataataataataataataataataataataataataataataataataataataataataataataataataataataataataataataataataataataataataataataataataataataataataataataataataataataataataataataataataataataataataataataataataataataataataataataataataataataataataataataataataataataataataataataataataataataataataataataataataataataataataataataataataataataataataataataataataaataataataataataataataataataataataataataataataataataataataataataataataataataataataataataataataataataataataataataataataataataataataataataataataataataataataataataataataataataataataataataataataataataataataataataataataataataataataataataataataataataataataataataataataataataataataataataataataataataataataataataataataataataataataataataataataataataataataataataataataataataataataataataataataataataataataataataataataataataataataataataataataataataataataataataataataataataataataataataataataataataataataataataataataataataataataataataataataataataataataataataataataataataataataataataataataaaaataataataataataataataataataataataataataataataatagtaaatataataataacgatagcagaagcaacatttctattatcatttataacatcaacaacataaataacaacaacaacaacaacaacaacaacaacaacaacaacaacaacaacaacaacaacaacaacaacaacaacaacaacaacaaaaaaacaacaacaacaacaacaacaacaacaacaacaacaacaacaacaacaacaacaacaacaacaacaacaacaacaacaaccgataccactactactgccactaccaccaccaccaacaacaacgtaaacaacaaaaccaccacgactaccagctccactcaaaacaacaaaaacaagaacattagTACCAAcggtaacaccaccaccaccactaccaccaccacccccaccaccaccaccaccacctccaggagCGGCAAAGATTCACCccgctcctcccttcccccgacACAATAAAATGCGGCAAGCTCGGCCCGTAGACTTTACCGCGGGGAAATCTTTGGGAAGCTTGAAAACAATCCTGGTTGCGGAGGAGGCGCTGATGAAATAATAAACACATCGCAGCTAAATATAGAAGCTTTGATGCTCTCGAAATACTCTCCCCGGAGCTTTACATAGGAAACCCTCATAATAATTTCTTTTGATGTGTTTGAAAAATAGTATTTGAAAATTTTAATCCCTTTTTTTCggtctttgaaaaaaaaaaacactaattttcatttaataagtaaacaaatcatTATCAGGTTTTTTGTTCGATTTATTGAATTTTCTAGTATTATTCGGAATATACTTTATCACTTTAgaatattcatacacacacacacacacacacacacacacacacacacacacacacacacacacacacacacacagtctctctctctctctctctctctctctctctctctctctctctctctctctctctctctctctctctctctctctctctctctctctctctctctcaggtgggcACGCACATGATGGCGCTAATTGGGTGTACAGGGGCGAGCGGCCATCACcgtaacaacaccatcacctcgCAAACAACAGGGCAGGTCGTGCATGGTGATGATGTGCTGatgtgctggcggtggtggaggtggtggtggtggtggtggtggtggagtgggaaATATGACATGTGGAATATATTAAATTGAGGATgtaagagcaagaagaggaagaagaagaaagaaaacagcaacacaacacgatcaccaccaccaccactaccaccaccaccaccgccatcaccaccaccactactacgactaacatcaacaacaacaacaacaacaacaacaacaactgcatgtaacaacagcaacaaaaagcaacgataataacaacaatgcgTAAcattaacagcagcaacaacagcagcagcagcagcaacaacaacaacaacaacaacaacaacaacaacaacaacaacaacaacaacaacaacaacaacaacaacaacaacaacaacaacaacaacaacaacaacaacaacaacaacaacaacacaaagcaAGCAGGATAAaatcgagtgag
Proteins encoded:
- the LOC123508474 gene encoding uncharacterized protein DDB_G0292186-like; the encoded protein is NNNNNNNNNNNNNNNNNNNNNNNNNNNNNNNNNNNNNNNNNNNNNNNNNNNNNNNNNNNNNNNNNNNNNNNNNNNNNNNNNNNNNNNNNNNNNNNNNNNNNNNNNNNNNNNNNNNNNNNNNNNNNNNNNNNNNNNNNNNNNNNNNNNNNNNNNNQRRRELAGAYEALPPTPTPTPTPAPTTRPAE